A single Choristoneura fumiferana chromosome 9, NRCan_CFum_1, whole genome shotgun sequence DNA region contains:
- the LOC141431104 gene encoding fatty acid-binding protein-like: MEDCLDIEYKLAIPDNDNFMQYLKFIEVGYIHRKLGATASPVVSLRKNVDDTYTFIVYSALRSVNNTFKLGEEFIEERADGVKVMSTIMIEGNKLIQVQVEQNGRTSTHVREFTPDAITVTTTADGWDGKCVRVYKRVVGRLSGA, translated from the exons atggagGATTGTCTTGACATAGAATACAAGCTGGCAATACCTGACAATGATAACTTCATgcaatatttaaagtttattg aaGTGGGATATATCCATCGAAAATTAGGAGCAACCGCGTCGCCTGTGGTCAGCTTACGTAAAAACGTCGACGACACTTACACGTTCATTGTGTACAGTGCTTTGAGGAGTGTCAACAATACCTTCAAGCTTGGTGAAGAATTTATTGAAGAAAGAGCTGATGGTGTAAAG GTTATGTCAACAATAATGATAGAAGGTAACAAATTGATCCAGGTTCAAGTTGAACAGAATGGAAGGACTTCGACGCACGTGCGGGAGTTTACTCCAGACGCCATCACCGTG ACAACCACAGCAGACGGCTGGGATGGCAAATGCGTCAGAGTTTATAAACGGGTTGTAGGGAGGTTGAGTGGTGCTTAA